A window of the Synechococcus sp. M16.1 genome harbors these coding sequences:
- a CDS encoding BMC domain-containing protein encodes MTRFASFDARERRRGGSALVTGTEVTPQQGGASCVVTTDSESPRLLRQNSHVQSIELRTHVFIDSLQPQLAAYMGSVSQGFLPIPGDACLWMEVSPGMAVHRVTDIALKASNVRLGQMVVERAFGSMALYHRDQSTVLHSGDVVLEAIGSTIDQRSPADVSWTEVIRAITPDHAVLINRQNRRGSMIEAGMSMFILETEPAGYVLIAANEAEKASNITLVDVKAVGAFGRLTLAGREGDVEEAAAAAMRAIDHVNSNARLR; translated from the coding sequence CCGGCACTGAGGTGACCCCCCAGCAGGGGGGGGCGAGCTGTGTTGTGACAACGGATTCGGAGTCGCCCAGGCTGTTGCGGCAGAACAGCCATGTGCAGTCGATCGAACTGCGCACCCACGTCTTCATTGACTCGCTGCAGCCGCAACTCGCGGCCTACATGGGTTCTGTGAGCCAGGGATTTCTGCCCATCCCCGGAGATGCCTGCCTCTGGATGGAGGTGTCACCGGGCATGGCGGTGCACCGGGTGACGGACATCGCCCTGAAGGCCAGCAACGTCCGTCTCGGCCAGATGGTGGTGGAGCGGGCGTTCGGCTCAATGGCCCTCTATCACCGCGACCAGAGCACGGTGCTCCATTCCGGAGATGTGGTGCTGGAAGCGATCGGGAGCACCATCGATCAGCGTTCTCCAGCCGATGTGAGCTGGACGGAAGTGATCCGGGCGATCACCCCCGACCATGCCGTGCTGATCAACCGGCAGAACCGACGCGGCTCAATGATCGAAGCCGGGATGAGCATGTTCATCCTGGAGACGGAGCCGGCCGGATACGTGTTGATTGCTGCAAACGAAGCGGAAAAAGCCTCCAACATCACCTTGGTGGACGTGAAAGCGGTGGGTGCCTTCGGACGTCTCACCCTGGCGGGACGGGAAGGTGATGTGGAGGAAGCGGCCGCGGCGGCGATGCGCGCCATCGACCACGTCAACAGCAACGCAAGGCTGCGCTGA
- a CDS encoding non-canonical purine NTP pyrophosphatase yields MEALFCWSSLSLQLTIATGNPIKVAEIEAMLGPLPLDVQRQPADLDVEETGSTYRENAELKASAAALRTGCWALADDSGLEVDALQGAPGLYSARYAEGNEAKVQRILHELVGSPYRSACFRSTMVLCDPSGNCRAAAEGICWGELLSAPAYAGGGFESLLWVREARCTYGELNAAQLSRLGSRGKAARALAPQLRELLHLS; encoded by the coding sequence ATGGAGGCCCTCTTTTGTTGGTCCTCTTTGTCGCTTCAGCTCACCATCGCCACGGGCAACCCGATCAAGGTTGCCGAAATCGAGGCCATGCTGGGACCCCTTCCCCTGGACGTGCAGCGTCAACCTGCCGATCTGGACGTTGAAGAAACGGGGAGCACCTACCGCGAAAACGCTGAGCTGAAAGCCAGCGCTGCAGCCCTGCGTACCGGCTGCTGGGCCTTGGCTGACGATTCAGGGCTTGAGGTGGATGCCCTTCAAGGGGCACCAGGGCTCTATTCGGCCCGCTACGCCGAAGGAAACGAGGCCAAGGTGCAGCGGATCCTCCACGAACTGGTGGGATCGCCTTATCGGAGTGCCTGTTTCCGCAGCACGATGGTGTTGTGTGATCCCTCCGGCAACTGTCGTGCCGCCGCGGAGGGAATCTGCTGGGGCGAACTCCTGAGTGCCCCGGCCTACGCCGGCGGCGGATTCGAATCCTTGCTTTGGGTGCGGGAAGCCCGTTGCACCTACGGCGAACTGAATGCGGCTCAGCTCAGCCGCCTGGGCAGCCGCGGCAAGGCGGCACGAGCTCTGGCACCACAGTTGCGAGAGCTGCTGCACCTGAGCTGA